A window of the Gossypium hirsutum isolate 1008001.06 chromosome A05, Gossypium_hirsutum_v2.1, whole genome shotgun sequence genome harbors these coding sequences:
- the LOC107959591 gene encoding UPF0235 protein C15orf40 homolog, whose product MAPAKKGKAKTQKADSSQPSENDTKFPASIRSVPPSSVAITIHAKPGAKSSSITDFSDDSVGVQIDAPAKDGEANAALLDYISSVLGVKRRQVSIGSGSKSRDKVVVVGDITLQSVFDALNKASKC is encoded by the exons ATGGCTCCAGCAAAGAAGGGAAAAGCCAAAACCCAGAAAGCTGACTCATCGCAGCCCTCTGAAAATGACACCAAGTTCCCAGCTTCAATCCGCTCGGTTCCTCCTTCGTCTGTTGCCATCACCATCCACGCCAAACCCGGCGCCAAATCTTCCTCCATCACCG ATTTCAGCGACGACTCTGTAGGGGTCCAGATTGATGCGCCTGCCAAAGATGGTGAAGCTAACGCTGCACTTCTTGATTATATCAGCTCG GTTTTAGGGGTGAAAAGAAGGCAAGTTTCAATAGGTTCAGGCTCTAAATCAAGAGATAAGGTGGTAGTTGTTGGGGATATCACTCTACAGAGTGTATTTGATGCTTTGAACAAAGCGTCCAAGTGCTAG
- the LOC107959590 gene encoding G-type lectin S-receptor-like serine/threonine-protein kinase LECRK1 codes for MAWVWALLLLLSSLCVKQSSSIISLGSSLSSATQSIPWRSPSGRFAFGFYSQGGGFSVGVWLDGGGKNNNKVVWTANRDDPPVTSNATLILNENGVLLSIAVSGEKNVIASPNNSAISVFSASMLDSGNFVLYNKDNHTIWESFKQPTDTLLGGQTLLTNHELISSSSENDHSPGRFHLSMQLDGNLVLYPRQSEDSTINAYWSTNTFGMGLSLRLFLNATGLLQLINNDNSSIYKTINLSFYPEPTYNDYNESSSSNNNSTVFSASLDVDGNFRLYAYLFERDGGFQTYPLLRALLNSCKVRGFCGLNSYCTFNDNRPYCACLPGTDFIDPLQNNLGCKRNYSEAHCKGGKANIPFYNMTSMPGLEWTTGSFYGKERLSKDACSRTCLEDCNCEAAQFDNGICRKQKLPLRYLLRDPDAQVNSTVLLKVGIISLEADNDTVPSELKPPKVLIKRKNTTVLILLTFSFVASSCALLTISGVYIYKFRVLRYKRLLELGNLGLTEELTLTLFSYKELKRATNGFKEELGKGSFGAVYKGSLNRGRQLIAVKRLEKLVEEGEKEFQAEMRAIGGAHHKNLVRILGYCVEDSKRLLVYEYMGNGSLADLLFKSTKPPDWDERTRIALDVARGILYLHDECETPIIHCDIKPQNILMDDLWRAKISDFGLAKLLMGDQTRTFTGVRGTRGYMAPEWQKNTPISVKADIYSYGVVLLETVFCRRNLDTNVSKPDEVILSSMVYRSLVEKELDKLMLGEEVDKRSLERMVMVALWCIQDEPALRPSIKTVVMMLEGITDICIPPCPTASFI; via the coding sequence ATGGCTTGGGTGTGGGCTCTTCTCTTGCTCCTTTCTTCTCTCTGCGTGAAGCAGTCAAGCAGCATCATTTCGCTGGGATCTTCGCTTTCCTCGGCCACTCAATCCATCCCATGGCGTTCCCCTTCTGGTCGCTTTGCATTTGGCTTTTACAGTCAAGGCGGTGGCTTTTCTGTTGGAGTTTGGTTAGACGGCGGAGGAAAGAACAACAACAAAGTTGTATGGACAGCGAATCGTGATGATCCGCCGGTCACTTCGAATGCTACTCTGATATTAAATGAAAACGGTGTGCTTCTTTCGATCGCTGTGAGCGGAGAAAAGAATGTTATTGCGTCTCCAAACAATTCGGCTATCAGTGTCTTCTCTGCCTCCATGCTAGATTCAGGCAATTTTGTGCTCTACAACAAAGACAATCATACCATTTGGGAGAGTTTCAAGCAACCTACAGATACCCTTTTAGGTGGTCAGACTTTATTAACTAATCACGAGTTGATCTCCAGTTCATCAGAGAATGATCACTCACCTGGAAGGTTTCATCTAAGTATGCAACTAGATGGTAATCTCGTTCTATACCCTCGACAGTCCGAAGATTCTACTATAAATGCCTATTGGAGCACAAATACTTTCGGGATGGGCTTGTCGCTCCGCCTTTTTCTTAACGCCACAGGCCTCCTCCAACTCATCAACAACGATAATTCGTCCATCTACAAGACAATTAATCTTTCCTTTTATCCAGAGCCGACCTACAATGACTACAACGAAagcagcagcagcaacaacaacagTACTGTTTTCAGTGCAAGTCTTGATGTTGATGGGAATTTCCGGTTATATGCGTATCTGTTTGAGCGAGATGGTGGGTTTCAGACTTATCCACTATTGAGGGCGTTGTTAAACTCCTGTAAAGTTAGAGGCTTTTGTGGTCTCAACAGCTATTGCACATTTAATGATAACCGACCTTACTGTGCATGCCTTCCCGGGACTGATTTTATTGATCCTCTTCAGAACAACCTCGGCTGCAAGAGAAATTATTCTGAAGCACACTGTAAAGGAGGGAAGGCCAATATACCCTTTTATAACATGACTTCAATGCCAGGTCTTGAATGGACTACGGGCAGTTTTTACGGTAAAGAGCGATTGTCCAAGGATGCGTGCAGCCGAACATGTTTGGAAGACTGCAATTGTGAGGCAGCACAGTTCGACAATGGGATTTGCAGGAAACAAAAGCTTCCACTCAGGTATTTGCTACGAGATCCTGATGCCCAAGTGAATTCTACAGTTTTATTGAAGGTGGGAATCATAAGCCTTGAAGCAGACAACGACACTGTTCCCTCTGAATTAAAGCCACCCAAAGTCCTAATCAAACGGAAGAATACGACGGTGCTAATTCTTCTAACTTTCAGTTTTGTTGCATCTTCATGTGCTTTGCTTACAATCTCTGGGGTATACATTTATAAATTTCGAGTTCTAAGATACAAAAGGCTGTTGGAACTTGGAAATTTGGGCCTAACGGAAGAGCTGACGTTGACATTGTTTTCATACAAAGAACTAAAGAGAGCAACAAATGGGTTTAAAGAAGAGTTGGGTAAAGGATCCTTTGGAGCAGTCTACAAAGGGTCTTTAAACAGAGGAAGACAGTTGATTGCAGTGAAGCGACTGGAGAAGTTAGTGGAAGAAGGTGAAAAAGAGTTCCAAGCAGAAATGCGAGCAATTGGTGGAGCTCACCACAAGAATTTAGTTCGAATTTTGGGATACTGTGTTGAGGATTCCAAGAGACTATTGGTGTATGAGTACATGGGCAATGGCTCCCTTGCAGATCTACTTTTCAAGTCAACAAAGCCCCCAGATTGGGATGAAAGAACAAGAATAGCCCTGGATGTTGCTAGAGGAATCCTCTATTTGCATGATGAGTGTGAGACTCCAATCATTCACTGTGATATAAAGCCGCAAAACATATTGATGGATGATTTATGGAGAGCTAAAATTTCAGACTTTGGGCTGGCAAAACTGTTGATGGGAGATCAAACAAGGACGTTCACAGGTGTAAGGGGAACTAGAGGATACATGGCACCAGAGTGGCAGAAAAATACTCCAATATCAGTGAAGGCTGACATTTACAGTTACGGAGTTGTGCTGTTGGAGACTGTGTTTTGCCGACGGAACTTGGACACCAATGTATCAAAACCAGATGAGGTCATTCTATCAAGTATGGTGTATAGAAGTTTGGTTGAAAAGGAGTTGGATAAGCTAATGCTTGGTGAAGAAGTGGATAAAAGAAGCTTGGAAAGAATGGTGATGGTGGCACTTTGGTGTATTCAAGATGAACCAGCTCTTCGTCCTTCCATCAAGACTGTAGTAATGATGCTGGAAGGGATCACTGATATATGTATTCCTCCATGTCCAACTGCTTCCTTCATCTAG
- the LOC107959589 gene encoding G-type lectin S-receptor-like serine/threonine-protein kinase LECRK1, which yields MAHLLQSDILFRFLLLSFHVIIIAQGNESNIIRPGSSLYAGKHPSSWPSSSGYFRFGFYPQGNGYAVGIWLVGRSENTTVWTANRDDPPVSPNATLEFTTQGRLLLRTEDGMEKIIIANLTRSVSVDAASMLDTGNFMLYQNRTVVWESFNFPTDTILGGQNLSGSHNQLISSVSRSNHSSGPYLLRMQDDGNLVAYANNPAELDPSDAYWATMTNGWYFSVLNLNERGVLAMYSLPKFQQENVLANLSATGNGTIIIYRATLDPDGDFRLYSHQLESNTISHKWQILNDECDAKGQCGLNSYCSSRGKDTECYCYPGFTFINENTKSLGCSQNFTIDGCVARKDLVIHYNITTLDNMSWAGDPYSVKPNLEKEDCKKACQEDCFCGGVLYSDPKRCSMYRLPLKYGKRHGNITTTAFIKFILGSSISPPPETSQILISEGNQSLILTMGLSLGFVTSLCFVIAICSFLLYRHRVQNYEKLLENKSSVLTEQFTLRSFTFDELDEATHGFQDELGKGSFGTVYKGILPGDGKSKTIAVKRLEKVNEGETDQIRTEMTVIGRTNHRNLVRLLGFCVEGSRKLLVYEYLGNGSLANFLFNMNKRPVWKERARIALDVAKGILYLHEECEVCIIHCNLKPHNILLDDSLTAKISDFGLAKLLRPNQTCSTPRTKGTAWYSAPEWQRSGLVSVKVDVYSFGVILLEIICCRSNIKVQVCSADEILLSTWVYSCFIGGELNKLVEGEEEVDMKMVERFVKVGLWCIQDDPNLRPPMKNVILMLEGTMTLPVPPSPSLLL from the coding sequence ATGGCTCATTTACTACAGTCAGATATTCTCTTTCGATTCCTTCTCCTTTCTTTTCATGTTATTATTATAGCTCAAGGAAACGAGTCGAACATCATCCGACCAGGTTCTTCACTTTATGCCGGAAAACACCCTAGTTCATGGCCCTCATCTTCAGGGTATTTCCGATTTGGTTTCTATCCGCAAGGCAATGGATATGCGGTTGGAATCTGGCTTGTTGGCCGGTCAGAAAATACCACTGTCTGGACTGCAAATCGAGATGATCCGCCTGTCTCCCCAAATGCTACTTTGGAATTCACAACACAAGGCAGGTTGCTTCTTCGGACTGAGGACGGCATGGAAAAAATCATCATTGCGAATCTGACCAGGTCAGTATCTGTTGATGCAGCTTCAATGTTGGACACCGGGAATTTCATGCTCTACCAGAACAGGACTGTTGTTTGGGAGAGCTTTAATTTTCCAACGGACACAATATTAGGAGGCCAGAATTTAAGCGGTTCTCATAACCAGTTGATTTCCAGTGTGTCAAGGTCAAACCATTCATCTGGGCCATATTTGTTGAGAATGCAGGATGATGGTAACCTTGTAGCCTATGCAAATAATCCTGCTGAACTTGATCCTAGTGATGCATACTGGGCCACTATGACTAATGGTTGGTATTTTTCTGTGTTGAATCTCAATGAGAGAGGCGTTCTAGCAATGTATTCATTACCGAAATTCCAGCAAGAAAACGTTTTGGCAAACCTCTCCGCAACTGGGAACGGAACAATCATTATCTACAGAGCAACCCTTGATCCTGACGGAGATTTCAGATTGTACTCGCATCAACTCGAAAGCAATACTATCTCACACAAGTGGCAGATTCTGAATGATGAATGTGATGCTAAAGGTCAATGTGGGTTGAACAGCTACTGCTCCAGCAGGGGTAAGGATACCGAGTGCTATTGCTATCCTGGTTTCACATTTATCAACGAGAACACCAAATCCCTGGGCTGCTCTCAGAATTTCACTATAGATGGGTGCGTGGCAAGGAAAGATCTAGTGATACACTACAACATCACTACCTTAGACAATATGTCTTGGGCTGGTGATCCTTATTCTGTGAAGCCTAACTTGGAGAAGGAAGACTGTAAGAAAGCTTGCCAGGAGGATTGCTTCTGTGGCGGAGTTCTCTATTCTGACCCAAAACGCTGCAGCATGTATAGGCTACCGCTCAAATATGGTAAAAGACATGGAAATATAACAACCACAGCCTTCATCAAGTTTATCCTGGGTAGCTCCATTAGCCCCCCACCTGAAACAAGCCAAATATTGATAAGCGAAGGAAACCAAAGCCTCATTTTAACTATGGGCTTAAGTTTGGGTTTCGTTACAAGCTTGTGTTTTGTGATTGCAATATGTAGCTTCTTGTTATACAGGCACCGAGTCCAAAATTATGAAAagcttttagaaaataaaagttcaGTATTAACCGAGCAGTTTACGCTACGATCATTCACTTTTGATGAGCTAGATGAAGCAACACATGGTTTTCAAGATGAGTTAGGTAAAGGTTCATTTGGAACAGTTTATAAAGGAATTTTGCCAGGGGATGGTAAAAGTAAAACTATTGCCGTTAAAAGACTGGAGAAAGTTAACGAAGGAGAAACAGATCAGATTCGAACCGAGATGACAGTCATTGGAAGAACTAATCACAGGAACTTGGTCCGGTTGCTTGGTTTTTGTGTGGAAGGTTCAAGGAAGCTCCTCGTTTATGAATACTTGGGCAATGGCTCACTGGCAAACTTTCTGTTCAACATGAATAAACGCCCAGTGTGGAAAGAGAGAGCCCGAATTGCACTGGACGTAGCTAAAGGTATCCTTTATTTACATGAAGAGTGTGAGGTGTGTATCATTCATTGCAACCTCAAGCCCCATAACATACTCTTGGATGATTCATTGACTGCAAAGATTTCAGATTTTGGATTGGCAAAGCTATTGAGGCCTAATCAAACGTGCAGTACCCCTAGGACCAAAGGAACAGCATGGTACTCGGCACCTGAATGGCAACGCAGTGGATTGGTGTCGGTAAAAGTCGATGTATACAGTTTCGGAGTGATACTATTGGAGATCATATGTTGCAGAAGCAACATAAAAGTACAAGTTTGTAGTGCAGATGAGATACTACTTTCTACATGGGTATACAGTTGCTTTATTGGGGGAGAATTGAATAAGCTTGTGGAAGGTGAAGAAGAAGTGGACATGAAAATGGTGGAAAGATTTGTGAAGGTGGGGCTTTGGTGCATTCAAGATGATCCCAATTTGCGTCCACCGATGAAAAATGTGATCTTGATGTTGGAAGGAACAATGACTTTACCAGTCCCTCCATCTCCATCACTTTTGTTATAA